The Gossypium arboreum isolate Shixiya-1 chromosome 4, ASM2569848v2, whole genome shotgun sequence DNA segment CACCAAAACTTGGACCATCAATTTGTGGGTGATGGATTATTGAACTATTTCTAATCCCTTTTTCAGATGTGTCAAGTTCTTAGCCAGTCATTTGCTATAAAGAGAGTATCCGAGTAGACGCTTTTTGATGATGTTGCCTGCCTGTTTTTGTCTTCTGATGGAGATAATAATAAGATAAATGAAAGGCCAAAGGGGATCTGTTTATCTTCTTCTCAAAGGATGGATAGACTTTCTTCTTGGCAGCCACTCTCAAATTCATTCAAcacttattatattaataaactaTAGGCTAATGAGTAATTAGAGCATTAGTTTTAACGAATTAGATCGCTAGTGTCCCCCGAGTGATTCCTAATAACAGAGGCATCAACAATATAGAGGAATCCATGCCAACCTTCAACAATCCACCCCGTTTTTAGGAAGGTAGTGTTTAAGGGAAAAACGAGAGACAATCCTTGTATCAACAGATtgtgtttgaatgtatatatataaaacagaGTGGATTTAATTTAGTAGCTTTGTTTCTTGTTaggaaaatttattaataatatatatttttaatttttgttaaagccaaaataataataataataataataataataataataataataataataataataataataataataatagcatagATTTGAAGAATTGATAACTTAACTTTGTTGTCAAGGATTAAATCCTTTATCCTTGAGACAAAATTTCTCTGTCACTTGATGCACATGGTTTTGATACATTTACTTTCAAGATTAGGGATGGCAATGGAAAAAACAGAGGCAAATATTACCAAATCCATTACCGCTTCACAGTTGGTTATATCTATATGACCACCCACCTCATTCCACTATGGATATATACTTTTGAAAACCATTACCACCTCCATGGATGTTGGACACATCCATCCCTGCCTCATTATGTCACActtcaatttaaataattaaacataattcttcaataaaatatttaaacataaaatatatggatttTCTATATTATGTTATCATATTTTTAcccttttaataatttatatatacaaggataaaatataatttcatatagTGGAACAAGTCGGGGTGAGGTAAGCAATTTTCATAACCGCTCCATGTCCTGCATCCATTTTTCAAATCAAAAAATCTGTTTCAAATAAAATCCATGGATTCGAATTTTGCCATATCTATCAAAAGGTTAAACTTTAATTGTGTTTAGAAAAACCAATAATACCTCACTATTTATAATAATAGACTAAAAAAAGGGACAATTTGTTTTTCTTAATTGTAAAATTGTATATATAAAAACTTTAAGGCTTCATTTAGTAGACCTACGTTTTGTGTTAGTCCCCATACTTGTATGAAATTTGAGATTAAGTCGTGTactttaaaagtttaaaattcgACGCTCTtgctttttcaatttaaaaatcttaGTCTATTCATATTTGTTGTTGGTAGTTTCTATTAAAATTTGTCAACTTAaacatatttatttttgtatcaATCATATACTACAATGCATGAGGGCAACTTAATCaatatgttaaattgataaattttgacaaaaaaacACTTGCGATTTTAATGATTGAATTgagattttcaaataaaaaaggttggagaacttaaattttaattttttaaagtatatggattaaatcttgaaatttgtcaaagtacaaagactaaaacCATATTTTAtcaccttattttatcattttcaaatCTCAAACCGAAAGTTAGACCCAACATAATCAACATCAACTTAGTTGACCATGCACTCCACGCATTCATCAAACAGCAGCATAATCACAATAAGTGCCAGCATTTTAATTATAGTGAGATCAATGCTACAAGCATTAGATACTTGAATTTAGAAAAAATAGTGCAGATAAAGTTGATTTTCCTTTATGTATGACATGGCAATGCATGAATGTTCCCTCCTTTCACCAGAAAAATGGATATGGAATTATCAATCATCCAACCATGACAAGTCAAAGAAGATCTTGAATTATCAATTcaaatgtttaatcatctaatttGAACAAATATGGAATACATTATGTTTACAAATATAACCATGCCCCCATGCTGCAGAATACATGCTTTTACAGAAGGGCTTCAACCAATTTGATTGTTCTGCTGCTTGTGAATTGTAATTAAACAATCTTGTAGCAGGGCATCTATTTAAATCACTACCTATCGACTTCTACCGGTAAGGATGTATCTTTGGGACGTACAACTTGCTTAAGGTCCTGACCCAACCTGTCAAGCATTTGATATATTCTGTCGAATTTAGGGTGTGATCTATCGAACACAGTGAACTCATGGACTTCATTGTCTATTTCAATAGAACTTGCTCCTGACGGTTTCTGAATCCCTATGCTCCTCATCCGGAGCCTTACGCTTGCAGCACTGTCCCAATCCCCTGATGCAGCAAAAATATTTGCTAACATGGAATAATTTCCCGGATCAGAAGGATCCAACTCAAGAAGGAGATCAAGCACCTTCTCTGCAAGTTCCACAGCATCATGCAATCGGCATGCTCCCAAAAGAGTGCCCCATATAATGGCATTTGGCTCAAAAGGCATGGTATGTACAAGCCTAAAAGCTTCCTTCAAACGTCCTCCACGGCCTAAAAGGTCAACCATACAACCGTAATGCTCGATTTGAGGAACAATCTCATAATCTTTTTCCATTGCGTAGAAGTATTCTACTCCCTCATCAATCAAGCCTGCATGGGTACAAGCACACAAGACGCCTACGAAAGTAACTCTATCTGGCTGAAACCCTTCCATCTTCATTCCAGAGAAAATCTGAAGTGCTTCACTTGCATGCCCGTGCATAGCAAATCCGTGCAGCATAGCATTCCAAGAAACTACATCTCTTTTTGTCATTCTATTAAAGACGCTCCAAGCCTTGTCCAGACTACCACACTTTGCATACATATCAACTAATGCATTACACACTGCAACGCTACATTTAAACTTAAGCCTCTTTATTGAATCATGCACTTTTACACCCACCGCTAATAAACCAGACTCTGCACAGGCAGCCAAGATACTAATAACGGATCCATCGTCCAACCTCAATCCATCTCGCTCCATTTGATCATACAAGCTAGCAGCCTCTTTGGCTAACCCCTTTTCTGCATAGCCGGATATAATAATAGTCCAAGGAACCAATGTCTTGAGCGGCATTTTATCAAACAAAACTCTAGCCATGTCCATATCCCCAGCCTTGCTATAACCCATAACCATCGTTGACCAAGACACAACATTCCTCTGAGGCATCTTTTGAAACAATTCAAAAGCTTCTTCCATTTCTCCTGCTTTAACAAAGCCATCCAAGATTGTATTCCAGCTAACTATATCTCTCTCAGGCATTTCATCAAACAACTTCCGAGCTTCCCTTAACTGCCTAACTTTCAGCAGCCCCGCTATCATAGAATTCCATGTAACAATATCTCTATCTTCCATTATTGTAAACAACTTCAAAGCTGCTTTAATACCCAATTCTCCAAACTTTGAATAACTATCAATAAGAGCATTAGGTACAAAAATATCACTCAAAAAACCATTCTTTTCAATCAGGGTATGTATCATTTTCACCAATTCCAAACTATCACAAGCCtttaaaagaaaagggtaagtGAAAttatcagccaaaacgccattcCCTTGCATTTCAAAGTAGAAAGAAAAAGCCTGGCTTGGCTGCGAGTTTTGCACACAGGCTCTTATCAAAGTGTTATACAAATGAACATTGGGGAGTTGAATTTGGCTAAAAACGTTAAGAGCTAAGGTCAATTGGCGGCAAAGAGAGAAAGCTGAGATTAACTTGGGAGCTATGTAAAGGTCGTGATGAAGATTTTGTTTGATTATTTGGGCTTGGAGCTGTTTAACATGGCTTAAATTATTGCATTTGTGGAGGTCTTGGAGTTTTTGCTCAAAGAGTCTTCTTGTAGAGGACCATGATGGGGATTTAAGAGGTATGGACATGGGGTTTTGGAAGGGTATAGAGATGGTAAAATGGTAGGAATTTTGCATGAAACTGGTGGGGTTTCAAGTATTAGCttgaattgaaaattgataaGGTTTAAACTTTGGAAGGGGAATCGATAAGCTAAGCTATTCATCAGTTTTTCTGGTCAAggttttttcctttgtttttattaattgaaAGTCTTTTTGGGCTTTCTTTCATCTCCGGTGGCATTTTTTTTGGCAATGAAAACAAGCGTATTCGGGATAGAGATATTTTTCAATATCTACCCTAGTATCAAAATCTGATTTCACATCTTATATTCCctctttataatataattttataataaatttttaatttattcaatttagctcctaatattttaaaattatctcACAagcttaattaattttataatttagtccttatcatgatctaaatttaactatCAAATTCAAACATAGTTCATCAATTTCTCTATAATGGCAATTTGCTAAAAATTGAACAGTTGAACAAATTAGTACATGGTCTaactaaatcaagctcacatgatCATTAATCTATAAAAATCGAATGGTGCTTTCAACAATGGAggtattttctcttttcttttcttttcttttctttttggttgacgctggaagaaaatgaattggttttcatctttctttccacTTAATTGAGCTATCTATATAAGGATTAAGCTTTGATTAATTTAGCTAATCATGGTTATTACTTTAATTAGTCTGTGAATTATATTCTTTAATCTCAATTACATAAATTAAATGGTCATCACCATCAAAGTCCACTAACTTTTAAAGAACAATGGTTTAATAACCATTTTGGTTCTTTAGATAATTTTTATCTAAGTCCTCAAGCATTTTCTTAATTATAACTCAATAGCAATGGacttttatattttagtccctgagttttaattaattattttctcgataaaattacttaattaagatttaatatatCTTCTTAATAACtctattaatttttatgtttcgTCCTTACGAACTCGATTTATGGAAATGAGATTTTGAAACTACATTTTTCAACACCATTGAAAATCGAATTGTTACAGAATTATTTAGATTGTGTATGAATGAATCAATGGAACAAATAACATTTAAGTCTCTAAAATTATCAACTCAAAATCCAAGTGCACTACCAAACCATATCGCTCTAGCAAAAGAGCATTTCACCAAAAGGAGTCTTCAATATGTATTCTCTTTTGTAATTCCTAGTTGAGTGGAAGATCATTATGAATAATCTTTCAAATGAAAAGGATGATTTTATTAGGGAGTTTAAGCATCCAAAGACTTATCTAGAAGCTTTTAGGTTGAGGCATGTCATTCGATGGTAGCAAGATAGTTAATGAAGCTAAATCAGAATATCCAGATTCTGTGGTGTAATTCCCCACCAAATCATGGGTCCATATTAGTTTGACATCTTTATAAAACGCATTCCTTTCTTGAGGAGAGTGTCCAAATAAGAGGATGAAAGTAGACCTTGCAAATGATTGAAGGACCAAACATTTCTAGCTTTAGGAATTAAATATCTTAAACATAAAGAGTGAACTAAAGCATCAATAGATGCAAAGCTTTTGTAAAAGATGTTTCcatttgaaatatgaatgtcttTACCATTGTCAAGTTGCCAATCAAAGTCCTTGAAGAAGGAGATCTCTACCTTGAAGATGTTGGAAAAATCTCGATTTAAAAAAGATTTTTTTACAcaacgaaaaattaaaattttgaaaattgacccGGTTTGTGATATATATAGTAATAAACCTTAGACTAAAATCGTACTTATGTTTTCAAATAAACAGACCTTTGATGTTTTTCGGCTTTCAACTAAACGATCTTCTCCTCTATTCTCATAGTACGAACTGCTTTGAGCGTGGGCTTGACCCAATTGAATtgaaacacagaactagaaaaagttttctaTCCTTTTAGGgtgaaaacgaaaattctctcttctttaatagaaactaGTAAAATTGTTATTCTGAAAAAATATAAGTAATAgctgagaataaattctctctattttcggTAGAATAAAAATTTCTCAAAGTTGTGTAAATAGCTCTAccagtgtcatctatttataggagaAAGTATTCCAATTAGATGCATGACCTCATGAATGGTTCTTAGACTTTCGTTTCAATTGTTCCTCAATCGTACAAGCTTCTTGAACCGTTTCTCCCAAATCAATATAAGTTTGAAGATATAAAACATCAATGATGTTCTCATTCAACCCAGCTACAAATTGAGTTATACTATCTTCCTCCTCCTCATTCTTATTAACTCGTTGCACTAGCATCAGCATCAACATCACTATCTCATGAAAATATTTTGTCATAGATTTATTACCTTGAATCATATTTTAAAGCTTTCGTTTGTTGCCCCTATAGTAATGAGGTGGAATAAACCATTTTCGCATGATTTGCTTCAAACCATCCCACAAGTCGATCGACCTTCCATGGTTCATTTGTTTGCACTGTAATAATTGAGTCCACCAACTCAAAGCATAGTCGAGAATTCCGAGGTAACTAATTGAACTCTCTCTTCCTCGGAACATTTGCAATATTCAAACATTAGTTCAATTTTATTCTCCCAATCACAATAGGCATTAGGATCATGCTTGCCTTTAAATGGTGGAACActaaattttggt contains these protein-coding regions:
- the LOC108460317 gene encoding pentatricopeptide repeat-containing protein At3g29230, with product MQNSYHFTISIPFQNPMSIPLKSPSWSSTRRLFEQKLQDLHKCNNLSHVKQLQAQIIKQNLHHDLYIAPKLISAFSLCRQLTLALNVFSQIQLPNVHLYNTLIRACVQNSQPSQAFSFYFEMQGNGVLADNFTYPFLLKACDSLELVKMIHTLIEKNGFLSDIFVPNALIDSYSKFGELGIKAALKLFTIMEDRDIVTWNSMIAGLLKVRQLREARKLFDEMPERDIVSWNTILDGFVKAGEMEEAFELFQKMPQRNVVSWSTMVMGYSKAGDMDMARVLFDKMPLKTLVPWTIIISGYAEKGLAKEAASLYDQMERDGLRLDDGSVISILAACAESGLLAVGVKVHDSIKRLKFKCSVAVCNALVDMYAKCGSLDKAWSVFNRMTKRDVVSWNAMLHGFAMHGHASEALQIFSGMKMEGFQPDRVTFVGVLCACTHAGLIDEGVEYFYAMEKDYEIVPQIEHYGCMVDLLGRGGRLKEAFRLVHTMPFEPNAIIWGTLLGACRLHDAVELAEKVLDLLLELDPSDPGNYSMLANIFAASGDWDSAASVRLRMRSIGIQKPSGASSIEIDNEVHEFTVFDRSHPKFDRIYQMLDRLGQDLKQVVRPKDTSLPVEVDR